The Corallococcus silvisoli genome contains a region encoding:
- a CDS encoding right-handed parallel beta-helix repeat-containing protein translates to MNRPSSVHVVLSVLCLWGAVVACSGGAEPQEEHPSGIVPDSGTPGRDDAGVPPRDAGPSENRDAGVPDAGPSDAGASDAGPSDAGAPDAGGTDGGAPIPQDAGTQVTGTMPARLTRAGSPYHVVGNAQFIVTIPKGQTTTVEPGVVIDFKGNPAVTNADVRDGAQDVMNHHNGRVELRVYGRILVQGTAGAPVTFTSTNPHGWWGMNFFGDQSKGDGDPVFQHMVFEKVRKNEYNGDRDRTRGALWAYYPGPVTIQHSLFRDNESSGKCGALDLMFTDGSVVTDTVFENNRTRDIDRFATGDGATSGGGAMCITHGRNSIVRGNTFRNNTLSAFRGSQANVLQPRAYEAWPNGTQHYDLGGGGALHYFQPDHDLIENNVFENNAAVKGPGAAIYLEDVPNAGVTLRGNQFTGNQAGMGGVIVCNRGSGNSTELVLGAGNTFSGNTVNGVAAPQVTGDCAR, encoded by the coding sequence ATGAACCGCCCTTCCAGTGTCCACGTTGTCCTGTCCGTCCTCTGCTTGTGGGGGGCCGTGGTGGCGTGCTCGGGAGGCGCCGAACCACAGGAGGAGCATCCCTCCGGCATCGTCCCCGACAGCGGCACTCCAGGCCGCGACGACGCGGGCGTGCCACCGCGCGACGCGGGCCCTTCAGAGAACCGTGACGCGGGAGTCCCCGACGCGGGCCCATCCGACGCGGGAGCCTCCGACGCGGGGCCGTCCGACGCGGGCGCTCCGGATGCGGGGGGCACCGATGGGGGCGCCCCCATCCCGCAGGACGCGGGCACGCAGGTGACGGGCACGATGCCCGCGCGCCTGACGCGGGCGGGCTCCCCGTACCACGTCGTGGGCAACGCCCAGTTCATCGTGACCATCCCCAAGGGGCAGACGACGACGGTGGAGCCGGGCGTCGTCATCGACTTCAAGGGCAACCCAGCGGTGACGAACGCGGACGTGCGCGATGGCGCGCAGGACGTGATGAACCACCACAACGGACGCGTGGAGCTGCGCGTGTACGGGCGCATCCTGGTGCAGGGCACCGCCGGGGCGCCGGTGACGTTCACTTCCACCAACCCCCATGGCTGGTGGGGCATGAACTTCTTCGGCGACCAGTCCAAGGGGGACGGCGACCCGGTCTTCCAGCACATGGTCTTCGAGAAGGTGCGCAAGAACGAATACAACGGCGACCGGGACCGCACGCGGGGCGCGCTCTGGGCGTACTACCCGGGCCCGGTGACCATCCAGCACTCGCTCTTCCGCGACAACGAGTCCTCCGGCAAGTGCGGCGCGCTGGACCTGATGTTCACCGACGGCTCCGTCGTCACCGACACCGTCTTCGAGAACAACCGCACCCGCGACATCGACCGCTTCGCCACGGGCGACGGCGCCACCTCTGGCGGCGGCGCGATGTGCATCACCCACGGGCGCAACTCCATCGTGCGCGGCAACACGTTCCGCAACAACACGCTGTCCGCCTTCCGGGGCAGCCAGGCCAACGTCCTCCAGCCGCGCGCCTACGAGGCGTGGCCCAACGGCACCCAGCATTACGACCTGGGTGGCGGAGGAGCGCTGCATTACTTCCAGCCCGACCATGACCTCATCGAGAACAACGTCTTCGAGAACAACGCCGCCGTGAAGGGGCCGGGCGCGGCCATCTACCTGGAGGACGTCCCCAACGCGGGCGTCACCCTCCGGGGCAACCAGTTCACCGGCAACCAGGCGGGAATGGGCGGCGTCATCGTCTGCAACCGGGGGAGCGGCAACTCCACCGAGCTGGTGCTGGGCGCGGGCAACACCTTCAGCGGCAACACCGTCAACGGCGTCGCGGCTCCCCAGGTGACGGGCGACTGCGCCCGCTGA
- a CDS encoding Spx/MgsR family RNA polymerase-binding regulatory protein, whose translation MADDILVLAYSGCDTCKKALKWLEARGVSYQTRPIVDQPPTVAELRQWIPKSGVSVRKWLNTSGQSYRALGKEKIDAASDEELVEWLSKDGKLVKRPVLISKEAVTVGFRPEAYDARFPPRG comes from the coding sequence ATGGCCGATGACATCCTCGTGCTGGCGTACTCCGGATGCGACACCTGCAAGAAGGCGTTGAAGTGGCTGGAGGCGCGCGGCGTCTCCTACCAGACGCGCCCCATTGTCGACCAACCGCCCACCGTGGCGGAGCTGCGCCAGTGGATTCCCAAGAGCGGCGTGTCCGTGCGCAAGTGGCTCAACACCAGTGGACAGAGCTATCGCGCGCTCGGGAAGGAGAAGATCGACGCGGCCTCCGATGAGGAGCTGGTGGAGTGGCTCTCGAAGGATGGGAAGTTGGTGAAGCGTCCCGTGCTGATCAGCAAGGAGGCCGTCACCGTGGGCTTCCGCCCCGAGGCCTACGACGCGCGCTTCCCTCCGCGCGGGTAG
- a CDS encoding SGNH/GDSL hydrolase family protein: protein MSTRPLRAFLLLAFLSTVASAASVPEPGPAAAPAPPAVAPAPRRTVLLLGDSLIATGFGEYLQNQLAAHPRIRCERRAKSSTGLARPDFFDWLEVGQQEVQQHQPDVVVVILGGNDGQALHTRQGRATVAWGKPDWEGEYRQRIQDFVTAISAPGRKIIWLELPATSRHRFEQKLTLIRGLQREVISAREDAVHLETRPFFTDARGKALKQARVEGFRKPMRLRMTDGVHFTVAGGRYFANKVYPEVLGVLGLESGEQHTARPAAAPAEEALQALAPVAPAAP, encoded by the coding sequence ATGTCGACCCGTCCTCTTCGCGCGTTCCTCCTTCTGGCGTTCCTGTCCACGGTGGCCTCGGCTGCCTCGGTCCCCGAACCCGGGCCCGCCGCCGCTCCCGCCCCTCCGGCCGTCGCTCCCGCTCCCCGGCGCACGGTGCTGCTGCTGGGGGACAGCCTCATCGCCACGGGGTTCGGGGAGTACCTCCAGAACCAGCTCGCCGCGCACCCGCGGATCCGCTGTGAGCGCCGCGCGAAGTCTTCCACCGGGCTGGCCCGCCCGGACTTCTTCGACTGGCTGGAGGTGGGCCAGCAGGAGGTGCAGCAGCATCAGCCGGACGTGGTGGTGGTCATCCTGGGCGGCAATGACGGTCAGGCCCTGCACACCCGGCAGGGGCGCGCCACCGTCGCCTGGGGAAAGCCGGACTGGGAGGGCGAGTACCGCCAGCGCATCCAGGACTTCGTGACGGCCATCTCCGCGCCGGGCCGGAAGATCATCTGGCTGGAGCTGCCCGCGACGAGCCGTCACCGCTTCGAACAGAAGCTCACGTTGATCCGCGGCCTCCAGCGCGAGGTCATCTCCGCCCGCGAGGACGCCGTGCACCTGGAGACGCGGCCCTTCTTCACCGACGCGCGCGGCAAGGCGCTGAAGCAGGCCCGCGTGGAGGGCTTCCGCAAGCCCATGCGCCTGCGCATGACGGACGGCGTGCACTTCACCGTGGCGGGTGGGCGCTACTTCGCGAACAAGGTGTACCCGGAGGTGCTGGGCGTGCTGGGGCTCGAGTCCGGCGAGCAGCACACCGCGCGCCCCGCCGCCGCGCCCGCGGAGGAGGCGCTCCAGGCCCTGGCGCCGGTGGCCCCGGCCGCCCCGTAG
- a CDS encoding alpha/beta fold hydrolase translates to MRRTVELTDMGGCDAGPRVLLLPGLGARGAGFRSLALRLTDVARPVLVEYPEGEHAACGAKVLADQVLRVAGAVDAVVASSFGGMVAAHLAAGGATRGVAFLGSFTRTAHVGPRGRLIAMMGPIAVLGRPGWAAASLAAWRPVPSGEVADVVPTTTVERLSTLRRAFAIHSEPPPPDLKPLKVSCLCIQGDRDVLVPPSSLERLAASLPEGTPRHLLRGAGHVPYFSHPDDCARLLTPWLHALAPPGLAALADVDVDVGSAA, encoded by the coding sequence ATGCGTCGCACGGTGGAACTGACCGACATGGGAGGCTGTGACGCGGGGCCGCGCGTGCTGCTCCTGCCGGGGCTGGGCGCCCGGGGGGCGGGCTTCCGCTCGCTCGCCCTGCGGCTCACGGACGTCGCCCGGCCCGTGCTGGTGGAGTACCCGGAGGGCGAGCACGCGGCGTGCGGCGCGAAGGTGCTGGCGGATCAGGTGCTGCGGGTGGCGGGCGCGGTGGACGCGGTGGTGGCCAGTTCGTTTGGCGGCATGGTGGCGGCGCACCTGGCGGCGGGGGGCGCGACCCGAGGCGTGGCGTTCCTGGGCTCCTTCACGCGCACCGCGCACGTGGGGCCTCGCGGACGGCTCATCGCGATGATGGGGCCCATCGCGGTGCTGGGGCGCCCGGGGTGGGCCGCGGCGTCGCTGGCGGCGTGGCGGCCGGTGCCTTCGGGCGAGGTGGCGGACGTGGTGCCCACCACGACGGTGGAGCGGCTGTCGACGCTGCGGCGCGCGTTCGCCATCCACTCGGAGCCGCCGCCGCCGGACCTCAAGCCGTTGAAGGTGTCGTGCCTGTGCATCCAGGGCGACCGCGACGTGCTGGTGCCGCCGTCCTCGCTGGAGCGCCTGGCCGCGTCGCTGCCCGAAGGCACGCCCCGGCACCTGCTGCGCGGCGCGGGACACGTGCCCTATTTCTCGCATCCGGACGACTGCGCGCGGCTGCTCACGCCGTGGCTCCATGCGCTCGCGCCCCCGGGGCTCGCGGCGCTGGCGGACGTGGACGTGGACGTGGGCTCCGCGGCCTGA
- a CDS encoding GspE/PulE/PilB domain-containing protein, with protein sequence MEIGSRRPLGEILLELGVVDKGQLRLGLVHHHELHVPLGRALVNEGVCTEADVLRGLALQFDVDAVDLDRHPLDRSLTALVPARIARQYGVVPLQLETREDREVLHLAVPAPLSLDAVDDVRAVSGKARVEPHLASDRALARALGALYGIRETDEPVATPEPRRPPVPGPPLLLYGWPPVTAVLISRTLARNGITARVATPLEVLHTRANDVVLAPLQAMEGLLAGEVRIEGALIVHGTSDDEGFDRARKLGARGFLANPRDEELLLRAVRRLRPDAGTEPSWSGHS encoded by the coding sequence ATGGAAATCGGATCCAGACGCCCATTGGGGGAGATCCTCCTGGAGCTGGGAGTGGTCGACAAGGGCCAGCTCCGGCTGGGGCTCGTGCACCATCACGAGCTCCACGTCCCCCTGGGCCGTGCCCTGGTGAACGAGGGCGTGTGCACGGAGGCGGACGTCCTGCGCGGGCTGGCCCTCCAGTTCGACGTGGACGCCGTGGACCTGGACCGCCACCCGCTCGACCGGTCCCTGACCGCGCTGGTGCCCGCGCGCATCGCCCGGCAGTACGGCGTCGTGCCGCTCCAACTGGAGACGCGCGAGGACCGCGAGGTGCTTCACCTCGCCGTGCCCGCGCCGCTGTCCCTGGACGCGGTGGATGACGTGCGGGCGGTGTCCGGCAAGGCGCGCGTGGAGCCGCACCTGGCCTCCGACAGGGCCCTGGCCCGCGCGCTCGGCGCCCTCTACGGAATCCGGGAGACGGACGAGCCGGTGGCGACGCCCGAGCCGCGCCGTCCGCCCGTGCCCGGTCCGCCGCTCCTGCTCTATGGATGGCCGCCCGTGACCGCGGTGCTCATCTCCCGCACGCTGGCGCGCAACGGCATCACCGCCCGCGTCGCCACGCCGCTGGAGGTCCTGCACACGCGCGCGAACGACGTGGTGCTCGCGCCCCTCCAGGCCATGGAGGGGCTGCTCGCGGGCGAGGTCCGCATCGAGGGCGCCCTCATCGTGCACGGGACGTCCGACGACGAGGGCTTCGACCGGGCCCGCAAGCTGGGGGCGCGGGGCTTCCTCGCCAACCCGCGCGACGAGGAGCTGCTGCTGCGCGCCGTGCGCCGGCTGCGCCCCGACGCCGGCACCGAGCCCTCCTGGTCAGGCCACTCCTGA